A genomic segment from Mycoplasma sp. 1018B encodes:
- the rpsL gene encoding 30S ribosomal protein S12, translating to MPTTNQLVTNGRVDKVRKSKAPVLNLSYNSLLKKQYKASAPFKRGVCTRVATMTPKKPNSAMRKYARVKLSNGMEVTAYIGGEGHNLQEHSVVLIRGGRVKDLPGVRYHIVRGTQDLAGVNNRKQGRSLYGTKKEKKN from the coding sequence ATGCCAACAACAAATCAATTAGTTACTAATGGTAGAGTTGATAAGGTGAGAAAATCTAAAGCGCCTGTACTTAACTTATCATATAACTCATTATTAAAAAAACAATATAAGGCATCCGCACCTTTTAAAAGAGGTGTATGTACAAGGGTTGCTACAATGACCCCTAAAAAACCTAACTCAGCTATGCGTAAATATGCTAGAGTTAAATTATCTAATGGAATGGAAGTAACAGCTTACATTGGAGGAGAAGGACATAATTTACAAGAACACTCAGTAGTTTTAATTAGAGGTGGAAGAGTTAAAGATTTACCTGGTGTAAGATATCATATTGTACGTGGAACACAAGATCTAGCAGGTGTTAATAATCGTAAACAAGGTCGTTCATTATACGGAACTAAAAAAGAAAAGAAAAATTAA
- the rpsG gene encoding 30S ribosomal protein S7, protein MSRKNSAPKREVLADPIFNSVLVTKLINTIMLDGKKSIAQEILYKAFDIVKEKTQKDPMEVFLSAVENVTPQLEVRTRRIGGTNYQVPTEVSARRKQTLSLRWLVQYARLRNEKTMDVRLANEIIDASNKTGGAIKKREDTHKMAEANRAFAHFRW, encoded by the coding sequence ATGTCAAGAAAAAATAGTGCCCCTAAAAGAGAAGTTTTAGCTGATCCAATTTTTAATTCTGTATTAGTAACCAAATTAATTAATACTATTATGCTAGATGGGAAAAAATCTATTGCTCAAGAAATCTTGTATAAAGCTTTTGATATAGTAAAAGAAAAAACTCAAAAAGATCCAATGGAAGTATTTTTATCGGCCGTGGAAAATGTTACTCCTCAATTAGAAGTAAGAACTAGAAGAATTGGAGGAACTAATTATCAAGTACCAACCGAAGTTTCTGCTCGTAGAAAACAAACTTTATCATTAAGATGATTAGTTCAATATGCTAGACTAAGAAATGAAAAAACTATGGATGTACGTTTAGCAAACGAAATTATTGACGCATCAAATAAAACTGGTGGAGCTATTAAAAAACGTGAAGATACACACAAAATGGCCGAAGCTAATCGTGCTTTTGCTCACTTTAGGTGATAA
- the fusA gene encoding elongation factor G gives MAREYELKDYRNIGIMAHIDAGKTTTTERILLHTGKIHKIGETHDGASQMDWMEQEQERGITITSAATTAYWNGKRINIIDTPGHVDFTVEVERSLRVLDGAVAVLDAQSGVEPQTETVWRQATNYKVPRIVYVNKMDKAGADFFMSVKSVKERLNANAVAIQIPIGSEAFFEGVVDLVEMKAFIYDGKPEEIAKEIEIPSDLLELAKEKRQELIETVATYDDEFMMQILEGHEPSVEELKAVIRKATITAEFFPAVCGTSFKNKAVKKMLDAVVDYLPSPLDVPAIKAELNGQELEVPATDNHDFAALAFKIMTDPYVGSLTFFRVYAGVLKKGSYVYNSTKDVKERIGRIIQMHANSRQEIDECYAGDINAAVGLKSTTTGDTLVGEKAPHYILEKMVFPEPVISQALEPESKDAMEKLALGLQKLAAEDPTFRTYTDEETGQTIIAGMGELHLDIIVDRLRREHNVKAKVGAPQVSYRETITKTAEVEGKHVKQSGGKGQYGHVWIKFEPNHDKGFEFVDKIVGGKIPKEYIKPIQKGLEEKMAAGILAGYPMIDIKATLYDGSYHDVDSSELAYKIAASKALTKAKDQLGTVLLEPIMDVAVVIPEDYFGDVMGDLTRRRGQLQENETRNDGASIIRALVPLSEMFGYSTDLRSMTSGRGTYQMQFHHYEKCPKNIADEIIKRRNIQTKDED, from the coding sequence ATGGCAAGAGAATATGAATTAAAAGATTATCGTAATATTGGTATAATGGCTCACATTGATGCAGGAAAAACCACAACAACTGAAAGAATTTTATTACATACTGGTAAAATTCATAAAATTGGTGAAACCCATGATGGTGCTTCACAAATGGATTGAATGGAACAAGAACAAGAAAGAGGTATTACCATTACCTCTGCTGCAACAACAGCTTATTGAAATGGTAAAAGAATAAATATTATTGATACTCCAGGACACGTAGATTTTACAGTCGAAGTTGAACGTTCATTACGTGTTTTAGATGGTGCTGTTGCAGTTTTAGATGCACAAAGTGGCGTGGAACCTCAAACAGAAACTGTTTGAAGACAAGCTACTAATTATAAAGTACCAAGAATTGTTTATGTAAATAAAATGGATAAAGCAGGAGCAGACTTTTTCATGTCAGTTAAATCTGTTAAAGAAAGATTAAATGCAAATGCAGTTGCTATTCAAATTCCTATAGGTTCTGAAGCCTTTTTTGAAGGAGTTGTAGATCTTGTAGAAATGAAAGCATTTATTTATGATGGCAAACCAGAAGAAATTGCAAAAGAAATTGAAATACCATCAGATTTATTAGAATTAGCAAAAGAAAAACGTCAAGAATTAATTGAAACAGTTGCTACTTATGATGATGAATTTATGATGCAAATTTTAGAAGGCCACGAGCCATCTGTTGAAGAATTAAAAGCAGTAATTAGAAAAGCTACAATTACAGCTGAATTTTTCCCAGCAGTCTGTGGTACTAGCTTCAAAAATAAAGCTGTTAAAAAAATGCTTGATGCAGTGGTAGATTATTTACCATCTCCACTTGATGTTCCTGCTATTAAGGCTGAATTAAATGGTCAAGAATTAGAAGTTCCAGCTACAGATAATCATGATTTTGCTGCTTTAGCATTTAAAATAATGACTGATCCTTATGTTGGTTCATTAACTTTCTTCCGTGTTTATGCTGGTGTACTTAAAAAAGGAAGTTATGTATATAATTCAACTAAAGATGTAAAAGAAAGAATTGGACGTATTATTCAAATGCATGCTAACAGTCGTCAAGAAATTGATGAATGTTATGCTGGAGATATTAATGCAGCTGTTGGATTAAAATCTACTACTACTGGAGATACTTTAGTTGGTGAAAAAGCTCCTCATTATATATTGGAAAAAATGGTCTTTCCTGAACCAGTTATTTCTCAAGCTCTTGAACCTGAATCAAAAGATGCTATGGAAAAATTAGCTTTAGGTTTACAAAAACTTGCAGCTGAAGATCCAACTTTTAGAACTTATACAGATGAAGAAACTGGGCAAACAATTATAGCTGGTATGGGTGAATTACACCTTGATATTATTGTTGATCGTTTAAGAAGAGAACATAATGTTAAAGCCAAAGTTGGGGCTCCTCAAGTTTCATATCGTGAAACAATTACTAAAACCGCTGAAGTTGAAGGTAAACACGTTAAACAATCAGGTGGTAAAGGTCAATATGGTCATGTTTGAATTAAATTTGAACCTAATCACGATAAAGGTTTTGAATTTGTAGACAAAATTGTTGGTGGAAAAATTCCAAAAGAATATATTAAACCAATACAAAAAGGTCTTGAAGAAAAAATGGCGGCCGGTATTTTAGCTGGATATCCAATGATTGATATTAAAGCTACTTTATACGATGGTTCATATCATGATGTCGATTCATCTGAATTAGCTTATAAAATAGCTGCTTCTAAAGCATTAACTAAAGCTAAAGATCAATTAGGAACAGTTTTATTAGAACCAATAATGGATGTTGCAGTAGTTATACCAGAAGATTATTTTGGTGATGTAATGGGCGATTTAACTCGTCGTAGAGGTCAATTACAAGAAAATGAAACCAGAAATGATGGTGCAAGTATTATTCGTGCATTAGTTCCATTAAGTGAAATGTTTGGTTATTCAACAGATTTACGTAGTATGACCTCGGGTAGAGGAACTTATCAAATGCAATTCCATCATTATGAAAAATGTCCTAAAAATATTGCTGATGAAATTATTAAACGTCGTAATATTCAAACTAAAGATGAAGATTAA
- a CDS encoding deoxyribonuclease IV translates to MIKLGSHVAFAKKSEYLIGACQTSLNNGANCMMIYLGAPQNTKRVDIQQYGRDEYFKKYKNLIKAEDIVVHAPYIVNPANPNKQKFAIEFLVQEIKRMNYIGAKYLVLHPGSYTTFKPQEALDCLIHVLKVVIARTENVIICIETMAGKGSEIGINLEQLSYLIKSLNSTRVKMCLDTCHIWDAGYDLKNYETFKKELINFDLLKEIKVIHLNDSKNELASHKDRHANIDLGHIGLKTLAKFVHDKDFDNVPIILETPIPESGSIYKEEITMLLNYKEKGEL, encoded by the coding sequence ATGATTAAATTAGGTTCACATGTTGCATTTGCTAAAAAGTCAGAATATTTAATTGGTGCTTGTCAAACTAGTTTAAATAATGGTGCAAATTGTATGATGATTTATTTAGGGGCACCTCAAAATACTAAAAGAGTTGATATTCAACAATATGGAAGAGATGAATATTTTAAAAAATATAAAAATTTGATTAAAGCTGAAGATATAGTAGTTCATGCTCCTTATATTGTCAATCCAGCAAATCCAAATAAACAAAAATTTGCAATTGAATTTTTAGTACAAGAAATCAAAAGAATGAATTATATAGGAGCTAAATATTTAGTATTACATCCTGGTTCATATACTACTTTCAAACCCCAAGAAGCGTTAGATTGTTTAATTCATGTTTTAAAAGTTGTTATAGCTAGAACTGAAAATGTGATTATTTGTATAGAAACAATGGCGGGGAAAGGAAGCGAAATAGGTATTAATTTAGAACAATTAAGTTATTTAATTAAAAGTTTAAATAGTACAAGAGTAAAAATGTGTTTAGACACTTGTCACATTTGAGACGCTGGTTATGATTTAAAAAATTATGAAACTTTTAAAAAAGAATTAATTAATTTTGATTTGTTAAAAGAAATAAAAGTTATTCATTTAAATGATTCTAAAAATGAATTAGCTTCTCATAAAGATCGTCATGCAAATATAGATTTAGGTCATATTGGACTAAAAACATTAGCTAAATTTGTTCATGATAAAGATTTTGATAATGTTCCAATTATTTTAGAAACACCTATTCCTGAAAGTGGTTCAATTTATAAAGAAGAAATTACAATGTTACTTAACTATAAAGAAAAAGGAGAATTATAA
- a CDS encoding M17 family metallopeptidase: protein MLNNIYLTKQKEKTILLKAQYENDSINNSLINLKNGSITEFLDQNLAYIYISKDNQDLDSLNELIKTTLNAAKREYQFDLYSFLNKNITIEQLLKIFTKEIIFYSAQLFNKKKNNTPKKEFSILMQDDNYLNLFNKFALVANNRNLIRNLQIMPENYCNSEQLANFIVEDFSGINNLKINVLGKKELETLNMNLILSVNKGSTHEPRVVIIEYTGDKDSKEKTVLVGKGITFDTGGVNTKGYHMEGMKYDMSGSVIVAYVVKTLAQLKVKKNVSAIMMITDNRLALDASLPENIYQSMAQISVEVSDTDAEGRLVLADGLYYGAEKLNATTLIDVATLTGTMTVALGNVYSGIYATEDNLWEKMKQAAENNLEKIWRMPFHEDFHEGNKSSLVADLMNYSNTVKSDANAAAMFLKEFTKDIPFIHCDIAGTADINGKPQGVLIDTLVDFVINN, encoded by the coding sequence ATGCTAAATAATATTTATTTAACTAAACAAAAAGAAAAAACTATTTTATTAAAGGCTCAATACGAAAATGATTCTATAAATAATAGTCTAATTAACTTAAAAAATGGTTCAATAACTGAATTTTTAGATCAAAATTTAGCTTATATTTACATTTCAAAAGATAATCAAGATCTTGATAGTTTAAATGAATTAATAAAAACAACTTTAAATGCAGCTAAAAGAGAATATCAATTTGATTTATATTCTTTTTTAAATAAAAATATTACTATTGAACAATTATTGAAAATTTTCACAAAAGAAATTATTTTTTATAGCGCTCAATTATTTAATAAGAAAAAAAATAATACTCCCAAAAAAGAATTTTCAATTTTAATGCAAGATGATAATTACTTAAATTTATTCAATAAATTTGCTTTAGTAGCCAATAATCGTAATTTAATTCGCAATTTACAAATTATGCCTGAAAACTATTGTAATTCCGAACAATTAGCTAATTTTATTGTTGAGGATTTTAGTGGAATAAATAATTTAAAAATAAATGTTTTAGGTAAAAAAGAATTAGAAACTTTAAATATGAATTTAATTCTTTCGGTTAATAAAGGTTCTACACATGAACCAAGAGTAGTTATAATTGAATATACAGGAGATAAAGATTCAAAAGAAAAAACAGTTTTAGTAGGTAAAGGAATTACTTTCGATACAGGAGGAGTTAATACTAAAGGATATCATATGGAAGGAATGAAATATGATATGAGCGGTTCAGTAATTGTTGCATATGTTGTAAAAACTTTAGCACAATTAAAAGTTAAAAAAAATGTTAGCGCAATAATGATGATTACTGATAATCGTTTAGCTTTAGATGCTTCTTTACCTGAAAATATTTATCAATCAATGGCACAAATAAGTGTTGAAGTTAGTGATACTGACGCAGAAGGAAGATTAGTTTTAGCTGATGGTCTTTACTATGGAGCTGAAAAATTAAATGCTACAACTTTAATTGATGTAGCTACTTTAACAGGAACTATGACTGTAGCTTTAGGAAATGTTTATAGTGGTATTTATGCTACTGAAGATAATTTGTGAGAAAAAATGAAGCAAGCTGCAGAAAATAACTTAGAAAAAATTTGAAGAATGCCATTTCATGAAGATTTTCATGAAGGAAATAAATCTTCTTTAGTAGCTGATTTAATGAATTATTCCAATACAGTTAAATCTGATGCTAATGCAGCCGCAATGTTTTTGAAAGAGTTTACTAAAGATATTCCATTTATTCATTGTGATATAGCCGGAACAGCAGATATAAACGGTAAACCACAAGGAGTTTTAATTGATACATTAGTAGATTTTGTAATTAATAATTAA
- a CDS encoding M20/M25/M40 family metallo-hydrolase has protein sequence MNKEIFKTKLLEYMKLEAPSRFEKPVAQKLIQNLHNTNFEISYDNFGSLILHKKSHSINAPKIMIAAHMDEVGYLVRDITSTGHILVEPIGGIWPTVVIGTKAILINSLNERFEGVFGHTSIHILEPEKRTKAINNKELYVDFGFFSKENALENKVEIGNVIYLTAPTINFHNQNLIAGKAMDNRAGVCVLEYIAHKVNQLNLDVDLFLVATVQEEVGTRGAKTSVQLINPDIAIALDTTSSHDTPDVIAGTTKLGLGAALRIMDGAMMADPKLTNYLCHIGEKFNIKHYKFISMGGGTDASALQYSKGGAATITISLPQRYLHSPIGVCDINDLIAAGDLLTEFIKNMNLEIYDRIIKYK, from the coding sequence ATGAATAAAGAAATTTTTAAAACAAAGTTATTAGAATATATGAAGTTGGAAGCTCCTTCTCGTTTTGAAAAACCCGTTGCACAAAAATTGATTCAAAATTTACACAATACTAATTTTGAAATTAGTTATGACAACTTTGGTTCATTAATTTTACATAAAAAATCTCATTCAATTAATGCTCCTAAAATTATGATTGCTGCTCATATGGATGAAGTAGGTTATTTAGTTAGAGATATTACTTCCACAGGACATATTTTAGTTGAACCTATAGGAGGAATTTGACCTACTGTTGTAATAGGTACTAAAGCAATTTTAATTAATTCATTAAATGAACGCTTTGAAGGTGTTTTTGGACATACTTCAATTCATATATTAGAACCAGAAAAACGCACTAAGGCAATCAATAATAAAGAATTATATGTTGATTTTGGTTTTTTTAGTAAAGAGAATGCTTTAGAAAATAAAGTAGAAATTGGTAATGTGATATATTTAACAGCCCCAACAATTAATTTTCATAATCAAAATTTGATAGCAGGTAAAGCAATGGATAATAGAGCTGGAGTATGTGTTTTAGAATACATTGCTCATAAAGTGAATCAATTAAACTTAGATGTAGATTTATTTTTAGTAGCAACTGTTCAAGAAGAAGTTGGAACTAGAGGAGCTAAAACTAGTGTTCAACTAATTAATCCTGATATTGCTATAGCTTTAGATACTACTTCTTCTCATGACACTCCTGACGTTATAGCAGGAACTACTAAATTAGGATTAGGTGCTGCGTTGAGAATAATGGATGGAGCAATGATGGCTGACCCTAAATTAACTAATTATTTGTGTCATATTGGTGAAAAATTTAATATTAAACATTACAAGTTTATTTCAATGGGTGGTGGCACTGACGCTTCAGCCTTACAATATAGTAAAGGTGGAGCAGCGACTATTACAATTTCTTTACCCCAGCGTTATTTACATTCGCCTATAGGTGTGTGTGATATTAATGATTTAATAGCTGCTGGTGATTTGTTAACTGAATTTATAAAAAATATGAATTTAGAAATTTATGATAGAATAATAAAATATAAATAA
- a CDS encoding YneF family protein, with translation MNNGISLGGWIGIVIAAAIVFAIAGAMVAFVVAKKKFEKQIKENPPITEKMIRAMFLQMGRKASEKQIKDVMRSMTNAKYDKN, from the coding sequence ATGAATAATGGTATTTCTTTAGGTGGATGAATAGGAATAGTTATTGCAGCTGCTATAGTTTTCGCTATAGCCGGTGCTATGGTAGCATTTGTAGTAGCCAAGAAAAAATTTGAAAAACAAATTAAAGAAAATCCTCCTATTACAGAAAAAATGATACGTGCTATGTTTTTACAAATGGGTAGAAAAGCTTCTGAAAAACAAATTAAAGATGTTATGCGTTCAATGACTAATGCTAAATATGATAAAAATTAA
- a CDS encoding ABC transporter permease, with the protein MIKQLKNYALFLIINLIAKKILWITFIVFLVINFTLSLTLSLVNQNYWDTNLVIFVNSFIQIIFTIFYSGILYINIFKELEEEGMEILSLSKPLKRKNIYLAKTLIAIFIALIYSLIITLLNLILTLINLEIIFLYLIISFFAIFFVFIIFGTFTSLLAYKLNAKIALTIPFVITMPLIVGGILLNNQSTSKANNLAYYLNLEYKDNLAGNIANLETFYLNNKKDNFYILPNGFEKNNFTDKQKLFLEQTNNLANFSNLPLSIYSWLALPYQMMDIFNLNNKNLFTNNISNNLKQYLYYPQLDSYLYNYDLQEANLKKFKIWENENQYQKYIVPALLKNDSIFENIINTDIIYARENAESFTISFPEDEYVFSASDNLVGNIKWKYIKEILEDSNFATFINDWLEEQNNKLNLNLEKSLNKKQLLTNWSLLINDENNFLNRYQNNQVTIFNTNSISNKIIKTQIEKKIYLTVAMLYYIYFAQNNETLLEIILSNDNVNLESTPSVFKVKINNFNYYIGGFASYSAMQEVREKNNEKKIIIRYSLNKNDNYLFQPLDQIYELKRSTQVINKMGYVAIWVILSISLTLINTYLYTKKDYK; encoded by the coding sequence ATGATTAAACAATTAAAAAATTATGCCTTATTTCTTATTATTAATTTAATAGCCAAAAAGATACTTTGAATAACATTTATTGTTTTTTTGGTTATTAATTTTACATTAAGTTTAACTTTATCATTAGTAAATCAAAATTACTGAGATACTAATTTAGTTATTTTCGTTAATTCATTTATACAAATAATTTTTACTATTTTTTATAGTGGTATTTTATATATCAATATTTTTAAGGAATTAGAAGAAGAAGGAATGGAAATTCTTTCTTTAAGTAAACCACTCAAGAGAAAAAATATTTATTTAGCTAAAACTTTAATTGCAATATTTATTGCACTTATTTACAGTTTAATAATAACGTTATTAAATTTAATTTTAACTTTAATAAATTTAGAAATAATATTTTTATATTTAATTATTAGTTTTTTTGCTATATTTTTTGTTTTTATAATTTTTGGTACTTTTACATCATTATTAGCTTATAAATTAAATGCTAAAATTGCCTTAACTATACCTTTTGTTATTACTATGCCTTTAATTGTTGGAGGAATTTTATTAAATAATCAATCCACTTCTAAAGCTAATAATTTAGCTTATTATCTTAACTTAGAATATAAAGATAATTTAGCAGGAAATATAGCTAATTTAGAAACATTTTATCTTAATAATAAAAAAGATAATTTTTATATTCTGCCTAACGGTTTTGAAAAAAATAATTTTACTGATAAACAAAAATTATTTTTAGAACAAACTAATAATTTAGCCAATTTTTCTAACTTACCATTAAGTATTTATTCTTGATTAGCATTGCCTTATCAAATGATGGATATTTTTAATTTAAATAATAAAAATTTATTTACTAATAATATTAGTAATAATTTAAAACAGTATCTATATTATCCCCAATTAGATTCGTATTTATATAATTATGATTTACAAGAAGCAAATTTAAAAAAATTTAAAATTTGAGAAAATGAAAATCAATATCAAAAATATATTGTTCCGGCATTATTAAAAAATGATTCAATTTTTGAAAATATTATCAATACTGATATTATTTATGCTCGGGAAAACGCCGAATCCTTTACTATTAGTTTTCCAGAAGATGAATATGTTTTTTCAGCAAGTGATAATTTAGTTGGAAATATTAAATGAAAATATATTAAAGAAATATTAGAAGATTCAAATTTTGCAACTTTTATAAATGATTGATTAGAAGAACAAAATAATAAATTAAATCTAAATTTAGAAAAAAGCCTTAATAAAAAACAATTATTAACTAATTGAAGTTTGTTAATAAATGATGAAAATAATTTTTTAAATCGTTATCAAAATAATCAAGTTACTATTTTTAATACTAATAGTATTAGTAATAAAATAATTAAAACACAAATAGAGAAAAAAATTTATCTTACTGTAGCAATGCTTTATTACATTTATTTTGCACAAAATAATGAAACTTTATTAGAAATTATTTTAAGTAATGATAATGTTAATTTAGAATCTACTCCAAGTGTTTTTAAAGTAAAAATAAATAATTTTAATTACTATATAGGTGGTTTTGCTTCATATAGTGCTATGCAAGAAGTTAGAGAAAAAAATAATGAGAAAAAAATTATTATTCGTTATTCATTAAATAAAAATGATAATTATCTTTTTCAACCGCTTGATCAAATTTACGAATTAAAAAGATCTACACAAGTAATCAATAAAATGGGTTATGTTGCAATTTGAGTGATTTTATCAATAAGTTTAACTTTAATTAACACTTACTTATATACTAAAAAGGATTATAAATAA
- a CDS encoding ABC transporter ATP-binding protein: MDNILEVKNFKKIYVSNKHSSGVFGVDFEVKKGQFHAFIGENGAGKTTTIKSIVGAYNNFEGKILINNLDNNNEKSKKFLGYVPENAVFPKELTTFKYLLSLAKLNNLTNKEATIKIESLLKEFEISDLKNVKPFNMSSGQKKKILLIQALMFDPQLLILDEPAANLDPTARFNLFRILKKLNDKGTTIFISSHVLSEIDKFVDSLTLIHLGKVLYNGNKTKSLEEIFYEKIIKNN, translated from the coding sequence ATGGATAATATCTTAGAAGTAAAGAATTTTAAAAAGATATATGTGTCTAATAAACATTCAAGTGGTGTTTTTGGAGTTGATTTTGAAGTTAAAAAAGGTCAATTTCATGCTTTTATAGGAGAAAACGGTGCAGGAAAAACTACAACAATTAAAAGTATTGTAGGTGCTTATAATAATTTTGAAGGAAAAATTCTTATTAATAATTTAGATAATAATAATGAAAAAAGCAAAAAATTTCTTGGATATGTTCCAGAAAATGCTGTTTTTCCTAAAGAATTAACAACCTTTAAATATTTATTATCATTAGCTAAATTAAATAATTTAACAAATAAAGAAGCAACAATAAAAATTGAAAGCTTGTTAAAAGAATTTGAAATAAGTGATTTAAAAAATGTCAAACCTTTTAATATGTCTTCTGGACAAAAAAAGAAAATTTTATTAATTCAAGCTTTAATGTTTGATCCTCAATTATTAATTTTAGATGAACCAGCAGCTAATTTAGATCCTACGGCCAGATTTAATTTATTTAGAATATTGAAAAAATTAAATGATAAGGGTACAACAATTTTTATTTCTTCACATGTTTTAAGTGAAATTGATAAATTTGTAGATTCTTTAACTTTAATACATTTAGGCAAAGTTTTATACAACGGAAATAAAACTAAATCTTTAGAAGAAATTTTTTATGAAAAAATTATCAAAAATAATTAA
- a CDS encoding aromatic motif membrane protein, with product MIKKITSILLLMFSPLVSLSCVNYQEAQTFENLIDHNLDHLNNISSNEEIQTQNILTQLLKIVYKNNETAKVEFLNKQNNTKKIEKEFENLAQNTQNLVVEIEQINKKISELNEMQARIDFLPSFFSQTKKDQVKNDLLEQNKKLNELNKQWDTYKEKVGFLISKNWYWYFQNLNKFNFVFYKYIAQELIDAVKLNDNQIENDFAHLITNEYIDKINNLSASKTFKVANNYLQNLILGEESYELNNTNVYYLTSNKTVYRLVVNNFNSDNSTLVIEPYIWYFENLKKPQISTALVASVYHYTKVHKYVSGYNQFINDLVDKQRYGEPAYVLPIIREQNE from the coding sequence ATGATCAAAAAAATTACTAGTATTTTGCTTTTAATGTTTTCACCATTAGTTTCTCTTTCTTGTGTTAATTATCAAGAAGCTCAAACTTTTGAAAATTTAATCGATCATAATTTAGATCATTTAAATAATATAAGTTCTAATGAAGAAATTCAAACTCAAAATATTTTAACACAATTATTAAAAATTGTTTATAAAAATAATGAAACTGCTAAAGTGGAATTTTTAAATAAACAAAATAATACTAAGAAAATAGAAAAAGAATTTGAAAATTTAGCACAAAATACTCAAAATTTGGTCGTAGAAATTGAACAAATAAATAAAAAAATTTCAGAGTTAAATGAAATGCAAGCTAGAATAGATTTTTTACCTTCATTTTTTTCACAAACCAAAAAAGATCAAGTTAAAAATGATTTACTAGAACAAAATAAAAAACTAAATGAATTAAACAAACAATGAGATACTTATAAAGAAAAAGTTGGCTTTTTAATTAGTAAAAATTGATATTGATATTTTCAAAATTTAAATAAATTTAACTTTGTTTTTTATAAATATATTGCTCAAGAACTTATTGACGCAGTTAAACTAAATGATAATCAAATTGAAAATGATTTTGCTCATTTAATTACAAATGAATATATTGATAAAATTAATAATTTATCAGCTTCAAAAACGTTTAAAGTTGCTAATAATTATTTACAAAATTTAATTCTTGGTGAAGAATCATATGAATTAAATAATACAAATGTTTATTATTTAACGTCTAATAAAACTGTTTATCGTTTAGTAGTTAATAATTTTAATAGTGATAATAGCACTTTAGTAATAGAACCGTATATTTGATATTTTGAAAATTTGAAAAAACCTCAAATTTCGACTGCTTTAGTTGCATCTGTGTATCATTACACTAAAGTACATAAATATGTTAGTGGTTATAATCAATTTATTAATGATTTAGTTGATAAACAACGTTATGGAGAACCTGCCTATGTTTTGCCTATTATTAGGGAGCAAAATGAATAA